The proteins below are encoded in one region of Micromonospora sp. DSM 45708:
- the hisF gene encoding imidazole glycerol phosphate synthase subunit HisF → MTVAVRVIPCLDVDAGRVVKGVNFVDLRDAGDPVELAAAYDRAGADELTFLDVTASSSDRGTMLDVVRRTAESVFIPLTVGGGVRQVADVDTLLRAGADKVGVNTAAIARPELIAEIADRFGRQVLVLSLDVRRAPAGATPSGFEVTTHGGRRGTGLDAVEWAARAAELGAGEILLNSMDADGTKAGFDLPLIQAVRDVVEVPVIASGGAGAVAHFPPAVGAGADAVLAASVFHFGELTVGEVKDALRDAGHPVR, encoded by the coding sequence ATGACGGTGGCGGTGCGGGTCATTCCCTGTCTGGACGTGGACGCCGGACGGGTGGTCAAGGGCGTCAACTTCGTCGACCTGCGCGATGCCGGCGACCCGGTGGAGCTGGCGGCGGCGTACGACCGGGCCGGCGCGGACGAGCTGACGTTCCTCGACGTCACCGCCTCGTCCAGCGACCGCGGCACGATGCTCGACGTGGTCCGGCGCACCGCCGAGTCGGTCTTCATCCCGCTGACCGTGGGCGGCGGCGTCCGGCAGGTCGCCGACGTCGACACGCTGCTGCGGGCCGGGGCGGACAAGGTCGGCGTGAACACCGCGGCCATCGCCCGGCCGGAGCTGATCGCCGAGATCGCCGACCGGTTCGGCCGCCAGGTGCTGGTGCTCTCGCTGGACGTGCGGCGCGCCCCGGCCGGGGCGACGCCCAGCGGCTTCGAGGTCACCACGCACGGCGGGCGGCGCGGCACCGGCTTGGACGCGGTGGAGTGGGCCGCACGCGCCGCCGAGCTGGGCGCGGGCGAGATCCTGCTCAACTCGATGGACGCCGACGGCACCAAGGCCGGGTTCGACCTGCCGCTGATCCAGGCGGTCCGCGACGTGGTCGAGGTGCCGGTGATCGCCAGCGGTGGCGCGGGCGCGGTGGCGCACTTCCCGCCGGCGGTCGGCGCGGGCGCCGACGCGGTGCTCGCGGCCAGTGTCTTCCACTTCGGTGAGCTGACCGTCGGCGAGGTCAAGGATGCCCTGCGCGACGCCGGGCACCCGGTGCGCTGA
- the yczE gene encoding membrane protein YczE yields MAQLGNLRDRPVRRPTQLYAGLVLYGLSMALMIRSGLGLDPWDVFHQGLARQTGLSFGTVTIAVGAVVLLLWIPLRQRPGLGTISNVVMIGLVVDGTLTVLPPGEGLPVRAALLVVGIVANGAATGLYLGAGLGPGPRDGLMTGFVARHPRLSLRLVRTVIEVTVLALGWLLGGTVGLGTVAYALAIGPLAQLFIPIFAIPARPVSAYAS; encoded by the coding sequence ATGGCACAGCTTGGCAATCTCCGGGACCGGCCGGTGCGGCGGCCCACCCAGCTCTACGCCGGCCTGGTCCTCTACGGGCTCAGCATGGCGCTGATGATCCGGTCCGGGCTCGGCCTGGACCCCTGGGACGTGTTCCACCAGGGGCTGGCCCGGCAGACCGGGCTCTCCTTCGGCACGGTCACCATCGCCGTCGGCGCCGTGGTGCTGCTGCTCTGGATCCCGCTGCGGCAGCGACCCGGGCTCGGCACGATCAGCAACGTGGTGATGATCGGGCTGGTCGTCGACGGCACCCTGACCGTGCTGCCACCGGGCGAGGGCCTGCCGGTCCGCGCCGCGCTGCTGGTGGTCGGCATCGTCGCCAACGGCGCCGCCACCGGCCTCTACCTGGGTGCCGGGCTCGGACCCGGGCCGCGCGACGGTCTGATGACCGGCTTCGTCGCCCGCCATCCGCGCCTGTCGCTCCGGCTGGTCCGGACCGTCATCGAGGTGACAGTGCTCGCCCTCGGCTGGCTGCTCGGCGGCACCGTCGGTCTCGGCACGGTGGCCTACGCGCTCGCCATCGGGCCGCTCGCCCAGCTGTTCATTCCGATCTTCGCCATCCCGGCCCGACCGGTCAGCGCCTACGCTTCGTGA
- a CDS encoding NADP-dependent oxidoreductase, whose protein sequence is MSSVNREIHLASRPEGWPTADNFRLVTTEMPAPGPGQVVVRNQFMSVDPYMRGRMNDVKSYVPPFALDAPLDGGAIGEVVAGAAEGVKPGDVVLHGLGWREYALVDAKAVRKVDAGLAPVSVYLSVLGMTGLTAYAGLLDVAAMKPGETVFVSGAAGAVGSMVGQIAKLRGAGRVIGSAGSRAKVERLAALGFDAAFDYHDGPVYEQLKAAAPDGVDVYFDNVGGEHLEAAIGAMNLHGRAAICGMIAQYNSAEPPAAPRNLALVIGKRLTLRGFLVGDHGHLREQFVQEVAGWLREGRLSYDETVIDGIEQAPDAFLGLLRGENLGKMLVRL, encoded by the coding sequence GTGAGCAGCGTGAACCGGGAGATCCACCTGGCCTCCCGCCCCGAGGGCTGGCCCACCGCCGACAACTTCCGGCTGGTCACCACCGAGATGCCGGCCCCGGGTCCGGGTCAGGTCGTGGTGCGCAACCAGTTCATGTCCGTCGACCCGTACATGCGGGGGCGGATGAACGACGTCAAGTCGTACGTGCCGCCGTTCGCGCTCGACGCCCCGCTCGACGGCGGCGCGATCGGTGAGGTGGTGGCCGGTGCGGCCGAGGGCGTCAAGCCCGGCGACGTCGTGCTGCACGGCCTGGGCTGGCGCGAGTACGCGCTGGTCGACGCCAAGGCCGTGCGCAAGGTCGACGCCGGCCTCGCGCCGGTCAGCGTCTACCTGAGCGTGCTCGGCATGACCGGGCTGACCGCGTACGCCGGGCTGCTCGACGTGGCCGCCATGAAGCCCGGGGAGACCGTCTTCGTCTCCGGCGCGGCCGGCGCGGTGGGTTCGATGGTCGGGCAGATCGCGAAGCTGCGCGGCGCTGGCCGGGTGATCGGCAGCGCCGGCTCCCGGGCGAAGGTCGAGCGGCTCGCCGCGCTCGGCTTCGACGCCGCCTTCGACTACCACGACGGGCCGGTGTACGAGCAGCTCAAGGCCGCCGCGCCGGACGGCGTCGACGTGTACTTCGACAACGTCGGCGGGGAGCACCTGGAGGCCGCGATCGGGGCGATGAACCTGCACGGCCGGGCCGCGATCTGCGGCATGATCGCCCAGTACAACTCCGCCGAGCCGCCGGCCGCCCCGCGCAACCTGGCGCTGGTGATCGGCAAGCGGCTGACGCTGCGCGGCTTCCTCGTCGGTGACCACGGTCACCTGCGTGAGCAGTTCGTGCAGGAGGTGGCCGGCTGGCTGCGCGAGGGTCGCCTGTCGTACGACGAGACGGTGATCGACGGCATCGAGCAGGCCCCGGACGCGTTCCTCGGCCTGCTGCGCGGCGAGAACCTCGGCAAGATGCTCGTCCGCCTCTGA